From Pseudoleptotrichia goodfellowii, a single genomic window includes:
- a CDS encoding 2-hydroxyacid dehydrogenase, translating to MKIVVFDTKPYDIEFFEKWNEKYGAKITYFEEKLSLKNVMLTKYQDVVCTFVNDDLNEKVINILSKNGIRAIAIRAAGYNNVDMKAANDNRVTVFRVPAYSPYAVAEHALALLMTVNRKIHKAYNRTRDGNFSLVGLTGMDLNGKTAGIIGTGKIARIFIKILNGLGMNVIAYDKFPNEQASKDENFKYVELDELFAKSDVISLHCPLTPETRHIINGENIDKMKKGVIIINTARGALVDTSILVEALKDKKIGGAGLDVYEGERDYFFDDKSANVLEDDILARLLTFNNVIVTSHQAFLTDEALNNIVETTFDNILKFAKKEVLQNEVWYDEENDKIVEGPRKK from the coding sequence ATGAAAATAGTAGTGTTCGACACAAAACCTTATGATATCGAGTTTTTTGAGAAATGGAACGAAAAGTACGGGGCAAAGATTACTTATTTTGAGGAAAAATTGAGTCTGAAAAATGTGATGTTGACAAAATATCAGGATGTTGTCTGCACATTTGTAAATGACGATCTCAATGAAAAAGTAATAAATATTCTCTCCAAGAACGGAATAAGAGCAATAGCAATAAGAGCTGCAGGATATAATAATGTCGATATGAAAGCGGCAAATGATAACAGAGTAACTGTTTTCAGAGTACCGGCATATTCACCTTACGCTGTGGCGGAACATGCTTTGGCATTATTAATGACTGTAAACAGAAAAATACATAAAGCATATAACAGAACAAGAGACGGAAATTTTAGTCTGGTAGGACTCACAGGAATGGATTTGAACGGAAAAACTGCAGGAATAATAGGTACAGGAAAAATAGCCAGAATATTTATAAAAATATTGAACGGTTTGGGTATGAATGTTATTGCTTATGATAAATTTCCTAATGAACAGGCTTCAAAAGATGAAAATTTTAAATATGTCGAGTTGGATGAATTGTTTGCAAAATCCGATGTTATTTCGTTGCACTGCCCTTTAACGCCTGAAACAAGACACATTATAAACGGTGAAAATATAGATAAGATGAAAAAAGGAGTTATAATCATAAACACTGCAAGAGGAGCCTTAGTTGATACAAGTATACTGGTTGAAGCATTAAAAGACAAAAAGATAGGTGGAGCGGGACTTGACGTGTATGAAGGAGAAAGAGATTATTTCTTTGATGATAAGTCAGCGAATGTATTGGAAGACGATATTTTGGCGAGATTGCTTACATTCAATAATGTTATTGTAACATCGCATCAGGCATTTTTAACGGACGAGGCATTAAATAATATCGTGGAAACTACATTTGACAATATATTAAAATTCGCAAAAAAAGAAGTTCTTCAAAATGAAGTATGGTATGATGAGGAAAATGATAAAATCGTTGAAGGACCAAGAAAAAAATAA
- a CDS encoding Mrp/NBP35 family ATP-binding protein: protein MHGNPNMDERKKKINERLSGIKNKIVVMSGKGGVGKSTVSVNLAYGLYLRDYKVGILDADLHGPNVPLMLGKEGVKLPALSTPLKIAENLSISSLSFFVPDNDPIIWRGPQKMGAIMEMLEGIEWGEMDFLIVDLPPGTGDETLSIAQNIGPDARSIVVTTPQDVSLLDSKRTVKFSRLINLKLLGIIENMSGFICPDCGKEVNIFKKGGAEKMAAETKQTFLGSIPMEANIVESGDNGLPYISNDSTASRKMNDIINKVLEQLNM, encoded by the coding sequence ATGCACGGTAACCCCAATATGGACGAAAGAAAGAAAAAAATTAACGAAAGATTGTCAGGGATAAAAAACAAAATTGTCGTGATGAGTGGGAAAGGAGGAGTAGGAAAATCTACCGTATCTGTAAATTTAGCTTACGGTTTATATTTAAGAGATTATAAAGTGGGAATCCTTGATGCGGATTTACACGGTCCCAATGTCCCGTTAATGCTCGGAAAAGAAGGAGTAAAGTTGCCTGCTCTTTCAACTCCTTTGAAAATAGCTGAAAATTTATCAATTTCTTCTTTGAGTTTTTTCGTGCCGGATAATGACCCTATTATTTGGCGGGGACCTCAAAAAATGGGAGCGATAATGGAAATGCTGGAAGGAATTGAATGGGGAGAAATGGACTTTCTGATTGTTGATTTGCCGCCGGGAACAGGAGATGAAACACTGAGTATTGCACAAAATATAGGACCTGATGCGAGATCGATAGTTGTAACTACTCCTCAGGATGTTTCGCTTCTTGATTCTAAAAGGACAGTTAAATTCTCAAGGCTTATAAATCTTAAATTGTTGGGAATTATAGAAAATATGAGCGGTTTTATATGTCCTGACTGCGGTAAGGAAGTAAATATATTTAAAAAAGGCGGTGCCGAAAAAATGGCAGCTGAAACAAAGCAGACTTTTTTAGGTTCGATACCTATGGAAGCAAATATTGTTGAATCGGGAGATAACGGACTTCCTTATATATCAAATGATTCAACAGCTTCAAGGAAAATGAATGATATAATAAATAAAGTACTTGAACAGTTAAATATGTAG
- the prfB gene encoding peptide chain release factor 2 (programmed frameshift): MELFEAKKVNEQNSTEIEEIRRHLDLDSLNLKIERIEKKTAEPDFWNRENSQETLKELNILKKLIEEYEKISGMNEDVSVMIEFIEAGDDSFEKELDDKIDTVTEEIQNFKTKLLLDEKYDSNNAILTINAGAGGTEACDWTEMLYRMYDRWSNRKDFKVEVLDSLSGEEAGIKSITLNIKGSYAYGYLKGEKGVHRLVRISPFDSNGKRHTSFTAVNVVPEIDDDVEVNIRPEDLKVDTYRASGAGGQHVNTTDSAVRITHIPTNTVVTCQKERSQLKNKETAMKILKSRLFEIELEKREKEMENIKGTESKIEWGSQIRSYVFQPYKMVKDHRTKAEEGNVDKVMDGDIDSFINEYLKFYKN; encoded by the exons ATGGAATTATTTGAAGCAAAAAAAGTAAACGAGCAGAATAGTACAGAAATTGAGGAAATCAGGAGGCATCTT GACCTCGATAGTCTGAATCTGAAAATAGAAAGAATCGAGAAAAAAACTGCCGAGCCTGATTTCTGGAATCGTGAAAACAGCCAGGAAACATTGAAAGAATTGAATATTTTAAAAAAACTGATAGAAGAATATGAAAAAATAAGCGGAATGAATGAAGATGTTTCGGTAATGATAGAGTTTATCGAAGCGGGAGACGATTCATTTGAAAAAGAACTTGATGACAAAATAGATACAGTTACAGAAGAAATTCAAAATTTTAAAACAAAACTGTTACTGGATGAAAAATATGATTCCAATAACGCTATTTTAACAATAAATGCCGGAGCGGGAGGAACGGAAGCCTGTGACTGGACGGAAATGCTTTACAGAATGTACGACAGATGGTCAAATCGGAAAGATTTTAAAGTTGAAGTTCTTGATTCACTTTCAGGCGAAGAAGCGGGAATAAAAAGTATAACTTTGAATATAAAAGGAAGCTATGCCTACGGGTATCTGAAAGGAGAAAAAGGAGTTCACAGACTTGTAAGAATTTCGCCCTTTGACTCCAATGGGAAAAGACATACTTCTTTTACCGCTGTAAATGTAGTCCCTGAAATAGATGACGATGTGGAAGTAAATATTAGACCGGAAGATTTGAAAGTCGATACTTACAGAGCGAGCGGAGCAGGAGGACAGCACGTAAATACAACCGATTCAGCAGTAAGGATAACACATATTCCTACAAATACGGTTGTAACCTGTCAAAAAGAGAGATCTCAGCTGAAAAACAAAGAAACTGCCATGAAAATTCTTAAATCAAGGCTTTTTGAAATAGAGCTTGAAAAAAGAGAAAAAGAAATGGAAAATATAAAAGGTACTGAATCCAAAATAGAATGGGGAAGTCAAATCCGTTCTTATGTATTTCAGCCTTATAAAATGGTTAAGGATCATAGAACTAAAGCCGAAGAAGGAAACGTGGATAAAGTCATGGATGGAGATATAGACAGTTTTATTAATGAATATCTTAAGTTTTACAAAAATTAG
- a CDS encoding YjjG family noncanonical pyrimidine nucleotidase: MYKLIFIDADNTLFDFREAQENAMKKTFEDFDYFEKEGNEEEFGKIKEDYKIINSKLWRELEKGEIKEEELKILRFERLFEKNSLKYNTKIFSEKYLERLSEGSFLLEGAEELCKYLSEKYRIIIITNGIKKVQIPRIENSKINKYIEETVVSEDVGISKPNIGIFQYALDLANKKNKVTKQEIIMIGDSQIADIQGGINFGIDTCWVNLKNQQENEDIKAKYTVKSYKELYNFL, translated from the coding sequence ATGTATAAATTAATATTTATAGACGCGGACAATACACTTTTTGATTTTCGGGAAGCTCAGGAAAATGCCATGAAAAAGACATTTGAAGATTTTGATTATTTTGAAAAAGAAGGTAATGAAGAAGAGTTTGGCAAAATAAAAGAAGATTATAAAATTATAAACAGCAAATTATGGCGAGAATTGGAAAAAGGAGAAATCAAAGAAGAGGAACTTAAAATTTTGAGGTTTGAAAGGCTGTTTGAAAAGAACTCTTTAAAATATAATACCAAAATTTTTAGTGAAAAATATTTGGAAAGATTGAGTGAAGGAAGCTTTTTACTTGAAGGAGCGGAAGAATTGTGTAAATACTTGAGTGAAAAATATAGAATAATAATTATTACAAACGGAATAAAAAAGGTACAGATTCCGAGAATTGAAAACTCCAAAATAAATAAATACATAGAAGAAACAGTAGTTTCAGAAGATGTTGGAATAAGTAAGCCCAATATCGGGATTTTTCAATATGCTTTGGATTTAGCAAATAAAAAAAATAAAGTAACAAAACAAGAAATAATAATGATAGGGGATTCTCAAATTGCAGATATACAGGGTGGGATAAACTTCGGTATTGATACATGCTGGGTAAATTTAAAAAATCAACAGGAAAATGAAGATATAAAAGCAAAGTACACAGTAAAAAGTTATAAGGAACTTTATAACTTTCTATAA
- a CDS encoding glycosyltransferase family 2 protein, which translates to MKVSLIMPTINVTEELDLFLKSLSEQTYKDFELIAIDQNTGNEAFEIIRKYEDDFEIKYMKSNQSGLSLNRNKGLIMMDGDIVGFPDDDCEYEKDTLEKVVAFFKENKDKRIYSCRTLERGKDYGTGIMLENNDELKVDNIDMTVKSITFFVNYSLEDITLFDENLGVGAYFGSGEETDYVLTLLHKGFKGNYFADDIIYHPAKKGNYDDLERAYKYALGYGALVKKEVKCRKNLFYIFKYWKKLFRNIGGMIVTKNRKYHWFVLKGRLRGYFRYKCQG; encoded by the coding sequence GTGAAAGTTTCTTTAATAATGCCGACGATAAATGTTACTGAGGAGCTTGATTTGTTTTTAAAAAGTTTGTCGGAACAGACTTATAAAGATTTTGAATTAATAGCGATTGACCAGAATACGGGGAATGAAGCTTTTGAAATTATAAGAAAATATGAAGATGACTTTGAAATAAAGTATATGAAAAGTAATCAGTCGGGACTAAGTTTAAACAGAAACAAGGGACTTATAATGATGGATGGAGATATTGTCGGATTTCCCGATGATGACTGTGAATATGAAAAAGATACTCTCGAAAAAGTTGTAGCATTCTTTAAAGAAAATAAGGATAAAAGAATTTATTCGTGCAGAACTCTCGAAAGGGGAAAAGACTATGGAACGGGAATAATGCTTGAAAATAATGATGAACTCAAAGTTGACAATATTGATATGACTGTGAAATCTATTACTTTTTTTGTAAATTATTCTCTCGAAGATATTACTTTATTTGATGAAAATTTAGGTGTAGGAGCATATTTCGGGAGCGGAGAAGAAACTGACTATGTACTGACGCTTTTACATAAAGGATTTAAAGGAAACTATTTTGCTGACGATATTATTTATCATCCTGCCAAAAAAGGAAATTATGACGATTTGGAAAGAGCCTATAAATACGCTTTGGGATACGGAGCATTAGTAAAAAAAGAAGTTAAATGCAGAAAAAATCTTTTCTATATTTTCAAATATTGGAAAAAACTGTTTAGAAATATAGGCGGAATGATAGTTACAAAAAATCGGAAATATCATTGGTTCGTATTAAAAGGAAGGTTGAGAGGATATTTCAGATATAAATGTCAGGGATAA
- a CDS encoding CDP-glycerol--glycerophosphate glycerophosphotransferase, producing MDKIKCLVNMIFACILYPFTKSKFKNKRIWLIGGNAGELYVDNGRAMYEYLRTKKEVETYWVINKDSPVFEQIPGNKLIRGSVKDYLYFMNSEVVLFSHSISADIVPYLFAVPFIKGFHYKPIKVFLNHGTVGFKVRMAMNKKTEKIAEELVRSYDINICDSEYESVIKRDAWWNIEGEKIFVTGYPRYDKLYNAEIKENEILFMPTWRNWIKSENLKIEDTKYFKNITGLVTDGKLNEYLERKGILLNLYIHQLMHDYLGNFGSIKLGKNIRLLPKEAEITKELMKARILITDYSSVAYDFYYLDKPIIFFQFDKKEYTEKVGSYVDLDNELFGKEAYTIEECVKDIIEISENNFKYDGVIEEKSEKLKDKFLKYNDKDNCKRVYELILSKIGEKNDKR from the coding sequence ATGGATAAAATAAAATGTCTTGTAAATATGATTTTTGCTTGTATATTGTACCCTTTTACAAAAAGTAAATTTAAAAATAAAAGAATATGGCTTATAGGCGGAAATGCAGGAGAACTGTATGTGGACAACGGCAGAGCAATGTACGAATATTTAAGAACAAAAAAAGAAGTTGAAACATATTGGGTAATAAATAAAGATTCTCCCGTTTTTGAGCAGATTCCGGGAAATAAGCTGATCAGAGGAAGTGTAAAAGATTATCTGTATTTTATGAATTCGGAAGTTGTATTGTTTTCTCATTCAATTTCGGCGGATATAGTGCCTTATCTTTTTGCCGTGCCGTTTATAAAGGGGTTTCATTATAAGCCGATAAAAGTATTTTTGAATCACGGAACGGTAGGATTTAAAGTGAGAATGGCAATGAACAAAAAAACTGAGAAAATAGCCGAAGAGCTTGTACGTTCTTATGATATAAATATATGTGACTCGGAATATGAAAGTGTTATAAAAAGAGATGCATGGTGGAATATTGAAGGAGAGAAAATATTTGTAACAGGTTATCCGAGATATGATAAACTTTATAATGCCGAAATTAAAGAAAATGAAATACTTTTTATGCCGACATGGAGAAACTGGATAAAATCCGAAAATTTGAAAATAGAAGATACCAAATATTTTAAAAATATAACAGGACTTGTAACAGACGGGAAATTAAATGAGTACCTTGAAAGAAAAGGAATTCTTCTTAATTTATATATTCATCAGCTGATGCACGACTATTTGGGAAATTTCGGAAGTATAAAGTTGGGGAAAAATATAAGACTTTTGCCTAAAGAAGCGGAAATAACTAAAGAACTGATGAAAGCAAGGATTTTAATAACTGATTATTCAAGTGTTGCTTATGATTTTTATTATCTTGATAAGCCGATTATATTTTTTCAGTTTGATAAAAAAGAATATACTGAAAAAGTCGGTTCTTATGTGGATCTTGATAACGAACTTTTCGGAAAGGAAGCTTACACGATAGAGGAGTGCGTAAAGGATATAATTGAGATTTCCGAAAATAACTTTAAATATGATGGAGTAATCGAAGAAAAATCAGAAAAATTAAAAGATAAGTTTCTAAAATACAATGATAAAGATAACTGTAAAAGAGTGTATGAGTTAATTTTATCAAAAATCGGAGAAAAAAATGATAAAAGATAA
- the ligA gene encoding NAD-dependent DNA ligase LigA, producing MKLFDNKIKSETVDFEEYKRLRKDIEKYNHYYYNEDKPLISDKEYDDLIKKLQKIEEENSKFKNDYTLLSKDNSDISDIEENPEITPTEKIGGTASEKFSKVIHSVPMLSLSNTYNISEIEDFDQRARKITGLDKKLEYILELKLDGLSISLIYEKGMFKQAITRGDGQIGEDVTENVREISSVPKKLKEPIDVEVRGEIVLPVSNFNKVNEIREEAGEDVFANPRNAAAGTIRQLDSSIVKDRGLDCYLYYLVNPERYEIKTHLESIEFIKKLGFKTTDIFEKYTDFKELEKSIEKWHDEREKLDYETDGLVIKVNDFSYYNELGYTTKSPRWAIAYKFPAEQVKTKLLDVTFQVGRTGVITPVAELEPVTLSGSVVKRASLHNFDEIERKEIKIGDNVIIEKAAEIIPQVVNVVFEDRTGKEREIEKPTNCPVCGSELVKEEGQVALKCLNPVCPEKVKREIEYFVSRDAMNISGLGEKIVEKFIELGKIKTVVDIYSLKDYREELENLEKMGKKSVDNLINNIEESKNRGFNKVLYSLGIPFVGKFTANLLVKNFVNIEKLKNSEIEELLQIKGIGEKVAISVHNYLNNEDNWKKINDLKETGLNFSSEDVEEIEIEDNPVKGKNFLATGKLEKYKREEIKEIILSKGGNYLSGVSKNLDFLIVGEKAGSKLEKAEKLGVRVLDEEEFEREFLN from the coding sequence GTGAAACTGTTTGATAACAAAATAAAGTCTGAAACTGTTGATTTTGAAGAATATAAAAGATTAAGAAAAGATATAGAAAAATATAATCACTATTACTATAATGAGGACAAACCTTTAATTTCCGATAAGGAATATGATGATTTAATTAAGAAATTACAAAAAATAGAAGAAGAAAACTCTAAATTTAAAAATGACTATACACTTCTTTCAAAGGATAATTCAGATATTTCTGATATAGAAGAAAATCCTGAAATAACACCTACAGAAAAAATCGGAGGAACAGCAAGTGAAAAGTTTTCCAAAGTGATTCACAGTGTGCCTATGTTAAGTTTGTCAAACACTTATAATATTTCCGAGATAGAAGATTTTGATCAGAGAGCGAGAAAAATAACAGGTCTTGATAAAAAATTGGAATATATACTGGAACTGAAACTGGACGGTCTAAGTATAAGTCTGATATATGAAAAGGGGATGTTTAAGCAGGCGATAACAAGAGGCGACGGACAAATAGGTGAAGATGTTACTGAAAATGTAAGAGAAATATCGTCAGTTCCTAAAAAACTGAAAGAGCCGATAGATGTAGAAGTGAGAGGAGAAATAGTTCTTCCTGTTTCCAATTTTAATAAAGTAAACGAAATAAGGGAAGAAGCAGGAGAAGATGTATTTGCCAACCCGAGAAATGCAGCTGCAGGAACTATAAGACAGCTCGACAGCAGTATAGTCAAAGACAGAGGACTTGACTGCTATTTATATTATTTGGTAAATCCCGAAAGATACGAAATAAAAACTCATCTTGAAAGCATAGAATTTATTAAAAAGCTTGGATTTAAAACTACAGACATATTTGAAAAATATACTGATTTTAAAGAGTTGGAAAAATCTATAGAAAAATGGCATGACGAACGGGAAAAACTGGATTATGAAACTGACGGTCTTGTAATAAAAGTAAACGATTTTTCTTATTATAACGAACTGGGCTATACTACAAAAAGTCCGAGATGGGCTATTGCTTATAAATTTCCGGCAGAACAGGTAAAAACAAAGTTGCTCGATGTTACTTTTCAGGTAGGAAGAACAGGTGTAATTACTCCCGTTGCTGAGCTTGAGCCTGTAACTTTATCGGGATCGGTAGTAAAAAGAGCGAGCCTTCATAACTTTGATGAAATAGAAAGAAAAGAAATAAAAATAGGAGATAATGTAATAATCGAAAAAGCTGCTGAAATAATTCCTCAAGTTGTAAATGTAGTTTTTGAAGACAGAACAGGAAAAGAACGGGAAATAGAAAAACCGACAAACTGCCCTGTGTGCGGAAGTGAACTTGTAAAAGAAGAAGGACAGGTAGCATTAAAGTGCCTGAATCCTGTTTGTCCTGAAAAAGTAAAAAGAGAAATCGAATATTTTGTATCAAGAGATGCTATGAATATTTCAGGTCTAGGAGAAAAAATAGTCGAAAAGTTTATTGAGTTGGGAAAAATAAAAACGGTAGTGGATATTTATTCTTTGAAAGATTATCGTGAAGAACTTGAAAATCTTGAAAAAATGGGCAAAAAAAGTGTCGACAATCTTATAAATAACATCGAAGAAAGTAAAAACAGAGGATTTAACAAAGTTCTTTATTCTTTAGGAATTCCTTTTGTAGGAAAATTTACTGCGAATTTATTAGTTAAAAATTTTGTAAACATAGAAAAATTAAAAAACTCCGAAATTGAAGAACTGCTCCAAATAAAGGGGATAGGAGAAAAAGTAGCAATTTCGGTACATAATTATTTGAATAATGAAGATAACTGGAAAAAAATAAATGATTTAAAAGAGACGGGATTGAATTTTTCTTCAGAAGATGTTGAAGAAATTGAAATAGAAGATAATCCTGTCAAGGGGAAAAACTTTTTGGCTACGGGAAAACTTGAAAAGTATAAAAGAGAAGAAATTAAAGAAATTATTTTATCCAAAGGAGGAAATTATTTATCGGGAGTTTCTAAAAATCTTGATTTTCTTATTGTCGGAGAAAAAGCAGGAAGTAAGCTTGAAAAGGCAGAAAAATTAGGGGTAAGAGTGTTGGATGAAGAAGAGTTTGAAAGAGAGTTTCTAAACTGA
- a CDS encoding superoxide dismutase, producing the protein MFEQVKLPYAYDALEPNIDAKTMEIHYTKHHAAYTNNLNDALKNNAPEFLNKSIEEILGNLDALPEEIRAGVRNNGGGFYNHNLYFTVIGPNGGGEPTGELAQKINEAFGSFQGFKDEFSKAAATRFGSGWAWLIVNKKGELKVRSTANQDNPLIPGATCECSHGTPILGIDVWEHAYYLNYQNRRPDYINAFFNVIDWNAVAKRYEEAK; encoded by the coding sequence ATGTTTGAACAAGTAAAATTACCATATGCTTATGATGCATTGGAGCCTAATATAGATGCAAAAACAATGGAAATTCATTATACAAAACATCATGCAGCTTATACAAATAACTTAAATGATGCTTTGAAAAATAATGCACCCGAGTTTTTAAATAAATCAATCGAGGAAATTTTGGGTAATTTGGATGCTTTACCTGAAGAAATAAGAGCCGGAGTAAGAAATAACGGTGGAGGATTCTATAATCACAATTTATACTTTACTGTAATAGGGCCTAACGGCGGAGGAGAGCCTACAGGAGAATTAGCTCAAAAAATAAATGAAGCTTTCGGAAGTTTCCAAGGATTTAAAGATGAATTTTCTAAAGCAGCCGCAACAAGATTCGGTTCAGGGTGGGCATGGCTTATAGTAAACAAAAAAGGTGAATTAAAAGTAAGATCTACTGCAAATCAGGATAATCCTTTAATACCGGGAGCTACTTGCGAATGTTCTCACGGAACTCCTATTTTAGGAATAGATGTTTGGGAACACGCATATTACTTGAATTACCAAAACAGAAGACCTGATTATATCAATGCATTCTTTAATGTAATAGACTGGAATGCAGTAGCAAAAAGATACGAAGAAGCAAAATAG
- a CDS encoding response regulator transcription factor, translating to MKILVCNKNEKSRLVVGQLLKEMSFSVLLVDSEEKVVEEMKSDSLDIVFLDIASFSNFPKILEKIIKNKKDSYILLSIDSDDRYSKTEALLNGADDYIYNDFRLEELSAKLKSIVRILTKKINNDDSEVLSIYDLTLNPINREVIRDGKEIVLTNKEFLLLEYFLRNKNRVLTRTMISEKIWDIDFITESNIVDVYINFLRAKVDKGFDKKIIKTVRSVGYIVKE from the coding sequence ATGAAAATATTAGTGTGTAACAAAAATGAAAAATCAAGATTGGTAGTAGGACAGTTGCTTAAGGAAATGAGCTTCAGCGTTTTATTGGTAGACTCTGAAGAAAAAGTAGTGGAGGAAATGAAGTCGGATTCATTGGACATAGTATTTCTTGATATAGCTTCATTCTCAAATTTTCCTAAAATATTGGAAAAAATTATAAAAAACAAAAAAGACAGTTATATTCTTCTTTCCATTGACAGTGATGACAGATATTCAAAAACAGAAGCATTGCTGAACGGTGCGGATGATTATATTTATAATGATTTCAGACTGGAAGAACTTTCGGCTAAACTTAAATCAATTGTAAGAATATTGACTAAAAAAATAAATAATGACGATTCTGAAGTATTGTCAATATATGATTTAACTTTAAATCCTATTAACAGAGAAGTTATAAGAGACGGAAAAGAAATTGTGCTTACAAACAAAGAATTTCTTCTTCTGGAATATTTCTTGAGAAATAAAAACAGAGTATTGACAAGAACTATGATTTCGGAAAAAATTTGGGATATAGACTTTATAACAGAAAGTAACATAGTCGATGTTTATATTAATTTCTTAAGAGCAAAAGTGGACAAAGGCTTTGATAAAAAAATAATTAAGACTGTAAGAAGTGTAGGATATATTGTAAAGGAATAA
- the gltX gene encoding glutamate--tRNA ligase, whose amino-acid sequence MSEKRVRVRIAPSPTGDPHVGTAYIGLFNYVFAKHNGGDFLLRIEDTDRTRFSETSEQQIFNMMKWLGLNYDEGPDIGGNSGPYRQSERFSIYKEYAEKLVEKGEAYYCFCTPERLQKLRERQIAMKQAPGYDGHCRNLSKEEVEAKLAAGEPYVIRLKMPYEGETIVRDGLRGDIVFENSKIDDQVLLKSDGFPTYHLANIVDDHLMGITHVIRAEEWIASTPKHIQLYKAFGWDEPKWYHMPLLRNADKTKISKRKNPVSMNYYMEEGYLKEGLLNFLALMGWSFGGDKEIFTIDEMIENFSFDKISLGGPVFDLVKLGWVNNQHMRLKDLDELTKFAIPYFVKAGYYKDEDLSEEEYGKLRRIVEISREGAHTLKELPEIASIYFEDKFELPVVEEGMNKKERKSVEKLRSSLETETGKKSVELFQEKLSKLNENISEEEAKQLLHELQEELGEGPAAVIMPLRAVITGKARGADLYTVIAIIGKERTLNRIKNILK is encoded by the coding sequence ATGTCGGAAAAAAGAGTTAGAGTCAGAATAGCCCCTTCTCCTACAGGAGATCCTCATGTAGGTACTGCATATATAGGGTTATTTAATTATGTTTTTGCAAAACACAATGGAGGAGATTTTCTGTTAAGAATAGAAGATACTGACAGAACAAGATTCTCTGAAACGTCGGAGCAGCAAATATTTAATATGATGAAATGGTTGGGATTGAACTATGACGAAGGTCCCGATATAGGAGGAAACAGCGGACCTTACAGACAGTCTGAAAGATTTTCCATATACAAGGAATATGCTGAAAAGCTTGTGGAAAAAGGAGAAGCTTATTACTGTTTCTGTACACCTGAAAGACTTCAGAAGTTGAGAGAAAGACAAATAGCGATGAAACAGGCACCGGGATATGACGGACATTGCAGAAACCTTTCCAAAGAAGAAGTGGAAGCAAAACTTGCAGCGGGAGAGCCTTATGTAATAAGACTTAAAATGCCTTATGAAGGAGAAACGATAGTTCGTGACGGATTAAGAGGAGATATAGTATTTGAAAACAGTAAAATAGACGATCAGGTATTATTAAAATCGGACGGATTTCCTACGTACCATTTGGCAAATATCGTAGATGACCATTTGATGGGAATAACTCATGTAATAAGAGCAGAAGAATGGATAGCATCTACTCCTAAGCATATTCAACTTTATAAAGCATTCGGTTGGGATGAGCCGAAATGGTATCATATGCCGTTACTTAGAAATGCCGATAAAACAAAAATATCCAAAAGAAAAAATCCTGTATCAATGAATTACTACATGGAAGAAGGTTATTTAAAAGAAGGACTGCTTAATTTCCTTGCGTTAATGGGATGGAGTTTCGGAGGAGATAAGGAAATATTTACTATTGATGAAATGATAGAAAACTTCTCATTTGATAAAATCTCGTTGGGAGGACCTGTATTTGACTTGGTAAAATTAGGATGGGTCAATAATCAGCATATGAGATTAAAAGATCTGGATGAATTGACAAAATTTGCGATTCCTTATTTCGTAAAAGCGGGATATTATAAAGATGAGGACCTGTCGGAAGAAGAATATGGAAAACTGAGAAGAATAGTGGAAATTTCAAGAGAAGGAGCTCATACATTAAAAGAGTTGCCGGAAATAGCTTCTATTTACTTTGAAGATAAGTTTGAACTGCCTGTAGTTGAAGAAGGAATGAATAAAAAAGAAAGAAAATCAGTTGAAAAACTTCGTTCTTCGTTGGAAACTGAAACAGGTAAAAAGTCTGTTGAATTATTCCAGGAAAAATTGAGTAAATTGAATGAAAATATTTCAGAAGAAGAAGCAAAACAGCTTCTTCATGAACTTCAGGAAGAATTGGGAGAAGGTCCTGCAGCTGTAATAATGCCTTTAAGAGCAGTGATTACAGGAAAAGCCAGAGGTGCAGATTTATATACTGTTATTGCGATAATAGGTAAAGAGCGAACACTTAACAGAATAAAAAATATATTGAAATAA